A window of Symphalangus syndactylus isolate Jambi chromosome X, NHGRI_mSymSyn1-v2.1_pri, whole genome shotgun sequence genomic DNA:
CCTTTTCATTGCAGGAGAAGAGGACAAAGATACtcagagagaaaaagtaaaagaccGAAGAAGGAGGCTGGAGAGACCAGGATCCTTCCAGCTGAACAAAGTCAGCCACAAAGCAGACTAGCCAGCCGGCTACAATTGGAGTCAGAGTCCCAAAGACATGGGTAAGTTTCAAAAACTTTAGCATTGAAGATTCAAGCGGACACAGGAATTCACAAGAGAATTTCCAACTTTGGGGTTCGGGGGTTCCATGGTTTAGATGAGTCGTGGTTTggcacttgttttctttttaaattccttaACAATCAGTTAGATTAACTCCTTCTCCGCTGTACTGAGCATGATGCTTTATTACCAAAGAATTCCAGCAGCACGTGGAGAGTCCCACAGATCTCTGGAGAGAGTGCCCAGCCGGATGGATGTGGTCATGTGTCCTCCTACCCCCTCACTTCCCTCTATCTTCTCTTTTCCCTTGGTTCCAAGGCCCTGGTAACGGTCGGGTCAGCTTGCCCTCCTGGTTCTGCTGGAGGCCACTGAGCACTGTCTAGCCCTCAGATGTACAAAATAACTGCTTGCTTGATGCAAACTTTGAACCATGTTTGGCATCAATAGGAAGCTGGGGATCGGGCAAGCTGGACTCAGGCTTGGCTACGGCTGAGGAGGCCATTCTCAGGTTCAGGAAATGAAAGTAAAGTCCTCAATGGCTTGACCATGGGAAACAGATATgggtaggagtgtgtgtgtgtgtgtgtgcatatgtgtgtgtgtgtgcacatataggGGTGATCATTTCTAGCAAATATCACAGACATAGCTTTCCTGAAGGCTCTCTGCTGTGACGAGGAGGCTGCTGGGACATTAGGGCTCTTGCTAAGTTGGCTGAGTATTGAGGGCTTTTCTAGGTTCCATGAACAAAGACAGAAGCTATGAGGTTCTGGTGATAGTTTCTACTCAGAGTAATGTGTGCAGAGCACAAGGGTCTTTGTCCCTATTGGACTCCACAGAGTCCTGTAGACATTGCTCACATTTGGCAAAACAAAGACAGCAGCTTAAACACATCCTAAATGAAATGAGACTCAGTTGCCCCATGTATTCCCTATCAAATGTAGCATCCAGTAGACAACATCCACAGAGATCAATTTGCAATTATACTGAGCTGGTTCAGCCTTTTGGTTGTTTCATCAAGAAACACGGAGAGAACACTTTGAAGCATGTGTTCAGGTAAAACAGGAGGGAGAGCACGGAcaggaagacagaaaaatcagACAAATCCCAGATCTGCTACTTATgaactatgtgaccttgggcaggtcactgaATCACcacttcctcatctggaaaatggggatagcAATAACTACTTTGTCTACTTTCAGGGTTGTGAGAATCAAGTAACAATAATGTCGAAGtcctttgaaaatgggcaagATCTATAACAACTGTAAATCATGATAATACCTACTACAGACAATAATGTGTACACAGGCTGACTCTTCCTCTTTCCAGGGTGGTTAGGTTTCTTTGCGTGCTTGGGTCAGAATCATTTGACCAATTATGTGTGGCCAGATGAGAGGTGAATGTTGGAGGAACTCAATTCCTGCCCTGGGTAACATCAGGAATCCTATCTAATGTCAGCCCAGCTGATTGGATAGGTTGTGCATGGAAAACAGAGAGGGAGTAAAGAAGGATGTTGAATATTACTTCCTCAGGGGATGAAATCCCTGAGGAAAGGCAGGAACAAATAAAGTGACCACAGGGACAATTGCCTGTTATGGAGGCTGGGTGGTTTCCTCCAGAGGAAGATTGCCACAGATAAGGGCACCACTGAGGATGCACATTGGGTCCCAGGTCCTAAGGGTGGACGACACTTGGGCCAGGTACATATGATGGAGCAGCCATTgagttttcatttattcaataacagAGTATCTAAAGTACTTTGAATTATAGATCATCTCTAACAAGGTACTGGACTACCACTACTTCTGATGTGGAGTGCACTGCTGTTCAACAATTGCAGTAAACACATCATATCATGGAATCTGGGATTGGAAGGAACTTTAGAAGTTGTCTGAGCCAACCTTCAATGCGGGATTCATTTTTACAACAACCAATTAAACGTTCATACAGCCTCTGCTTAATCACCTCCAGGAACAGGGAACTTACTACTTCAACCATATAGAATCCCTTAGGATTGGAAGCAAGGAGGAACACTGATTCAGTAGTGTCTGCATAAAAGGTTTATGGGGAAAATGATAGCTCATTAATTTTTGCCTTGATCTGGAAGGGGAATGTTCCAAGTGAGTCTTTGGGATAATGATGGAACCAGAAAGGAGCCAAAGAGTGGTAGCTGATTATTCTGTGCTCTGAAACACAATGCCATTATTGAACAGCAAAACATTGTCTGCAAGCCTGTTGTCGTCTGAGAACAGTGGCTGTTACCCTGGTAACCAGACTGTGATGCCTCCATCCAAAAGTGGCTGTTTGCCAAGCAGTGTAGTTTTGGCTGGCTTGCAGTAAGTGGGTGTAGCCCAGAAAAAAAGTGTGGCGGCAAAGTGGGGGTCCAGTTTTATAAAATGCCTGAAGACTAACTGAATCCCATCAAAATGGCAAGAATGCCCCAAGAATACCAGGAGCCAAAAATAAACCAGATCCCAGCCAGCATGTTCACCTAGTCTTCCTGGAGACACTGACTAAAATAATCAAGTGCAGCCTTCCCTACCTCACTTCTCCCTTTGGCCATGCAGAGCCAGAAGAGTTCTTGGAAAGCCAGGCAGATTGAAAGGTCTGCCCTGCTTTAAGGGGCCTTAGGCTTGGCTCTGAGCTAGGAAAGCCAGAAGTTTTCTTAACAGGCTGACAACTCGAACTGCTCTCTCAGAGCGATCTGAGTAATAACAACCTCAACCctgggaggtgggtgggagggggaATATAGTCTCCAAACCCATTAAGGTAGAACTCCAGCCAGTAACATCACTTTCCCCCATTGCTTTTGTCTATCATCCTGAAGCCTTGAAAGCCATCCCCTGGGTACAGGTCTTTGTCTTGAAAGAAAGCAGCAGTAGAAATGCCTTCCCTGTCCACAGCACTTCAGGTCTAAAGAAGACCAAGTGAGGACAGTGACATGATCAGGAAGGGTCACAGCAGCCATGGTAGGTGAATGGAGcaggttttccttcctttcctgcttTCGGAGCCTACTCCATGCCAAACTTACATCAAAAGCTCAGCAAGTACTGGTATTGATTAATCCCTCTTGTCTACTGCAAAATGGCCCTGAGGGCTGTCTCTCAGCTCTGCACTGGCCTCTGAGCTGTCTGCCAAGCAGGACTCTAGAAAAGAGTCCCAAGGAAGAGAATAAGGTTCCCCAAATCAGCTTCACACTGCAAccaaggagagaggaggaaatggTGGGAGACTGACCTGAGGAACAAGGTATGGCTGCTATTGTCTTTAGTACCAGTTACTTCCCTTTCATCTTCCCATTCGTGGGCAAGGTGGAGACAATGTGCCAAGGATAAGTTTTAACAATCAAagtcctacctcagcttcccaatgctTGCACATAAATTGGAATGTGTAcatcattcattctctctctctctgtgtgtgtgtctgaagaGGAGTGGGGAGTATAGGCAACAAGACAGTCCAGATGCTGTTGCCGTGGTAATACTAAAACGTGTCCAAAGAGGAGGCTGAGATTCCTTTTTAGTTAACCTTGTCCACATGATTTGACTACCCAGCAGGCTTGGATTCCCAGGCCCCAGAGGCTTCGGGACTGTTTTCCAGCACTTGAATGTGGTATATAAGTGCTGATATCACAAGGGATATGTAGGAAAGACAAGATTATAGGCAGGGCATTGTCTGACCAGGACAAGGCCAGAAGCAAAAGTCTTTGTTTGTCTCTGGCACCTCTTGATAATTGTTGTTTTACTCCTAGAACCCACCCACTGATCCCCATCCATCCCTAGTACCAGTCACGGCTGCTCTAGCATTTCGGCCTTGTCAACTACTGTAGGCCCTGATCAAGGAGGCCTCTGTTCATGGGGTGAGGTTAAGGGGTGGGTTCTGGGAGGAGGGTAAGACTGTAGTGCAGATTCGAGACCTAGGGAGATGGGGCCAGTTTCTCACTCAATGAGCCTGCCTGTTGTTTAGCTCTATTGTATAGGGTCCTTCTATCTCTCCCTTTGTCAGCTGGATTCAAGGGACAGGCTGGGAATTGTGCAGGGTACAATTGGTCTCTTTCTACCATTCCTTTCGATGAAAGCCCTTCCTCTCCTGCCTTTGATGAGTTCCCAGATTCACATTGAATTTCCATCATGGAGCTGGTCCTTGAGGCGGGCCCAGGgcatgggaaaggagggagggagggttggGAGCTCTTGGCGCCTGCTTAAAGAGACAGCATCAGGATCAACACAGTCCCTTGATGAACCTGGATCTGTGTAAGTCACATTGGTTCTGTTGATCTCTGTCAGACCGCTGTGAAGAGCACTGGTGAGAAGGGCTTAAAGTTGGAGTATCAACTATCACAGATTGATTGGACTTGTTTTGGGAGTTTGTATACAAATGTAGCCAACCATGACATGATCTTTTCCCTTTGCTTACATTTTGCCCACACGACtttgttatatccattttaacACTTGGTTATAGGTAGCTTTAGATTTTGATTCACAGACATACGTTTGTTCGCCCCAACAGGATTTCAAGTTTTCTAAAGAAAGGGACTggccttttaatttccttctgtttctcctAATGTCTATGTCACTGCTAGTGTGCTTAATTCTTGTACTGAAttcacaaaaacagaaatgaaaggaaaacactGGAGGGGgtcattatttttctctatgaCCTTTCATCAAAGTCAGGCTGTTTAATCCGATTGAGTTGCATTGAGAAATGTTATTACTATATGGTTCTTTTATGCCAACTCTCTCATCTCGCAGTCTGTACTTAGACTGGAAATGTGAGAATGTCTCTTGAGAGAGCCAAAGAACTTCTCCTCTAGAATCCCCTCCAGCCTTCTTGAATCAAACTCACACCCTTTCAACCAGGAGGGGTTTTGAAATGGAGAGCTTTTGGCTTCAGGCTATTGTTCACACATACCCAAGGACATTTCTTGGACTGTGAAAAATCAAAGGGAGCCCAATGGAtcttttctcagaattctttgaTTGTCAACTACtttgatgaaaaaataatttcttgcaGGCTCTGAGTTTTTCTCAGTTAGAATCTAAAATCTGATTCTTGCTTGGACAGACTGACTGAGATTCTTCACTTCTGCTGAACTTAAATGCCCCCAAAGCAAACATTTGATCTAGGTTGTGAAGAGATGAACATCTGATGCTTATGCTGATATTACTGAATTGTTTATAGCTTAATAGTGATAGATTTATCTAAAGTCGTTTATTTCAGACTTTACATTAGAAACTCATTAAAGCCTACTTCTTTCTTGTCCCTTGCTTTGAGCTGTAGTGGAGCAGAAAAGGGGATGCTAAGTTATTCAAGCTctaagaaaatagaggaaaaatggaTGTAAAAAGAAAGGCTATGATCTGGTGACTCAGAATTGCTCCTGAGGCTTAGCCATCTATCACCCAGTAAGAACACAATCCGTGACACTCTCAGGTTATTTGGATGGCGATTGAGGGATCAGATACACTCAAGAGGATGTTTCCCTCTCATGTTTGCAACCCTAGAGGTGGCATCAGCTAAAGCTTAAAGTGGAGTTCTCTTTTGGCTAGCAAGAGTTCAAGTTCCTCCCTCCCTGACCATACCTGCACAAGCACTTAGCCCTTCCCAGATGAAAATGCTGGGGTGAGTGAGTAGGCCCAAGATGGTCACTTGCTAGGGTGGATGGCTCTTCTTACCCTCGGCTAAACAAACAGTCCTGCCATTGTTCCCTGAGTctgaccccctccccaccccccggcCTGCAGGCCCCTGTGGAATACCAATCAGGCTCCTGAGATCTCAGGAAAGAACAAGGCTTCTTTGTCTGGGGGAGCTATGGAGGGCTCTGTCCAAGCCCTGACCCTGTGCTGGGGAGAAAGGGAACAGTGGGGTCACTGACCTTCCTCTCCCCCCATCCCCAGGCTTCAGAGACTTTCTTTACTAGAAGAGTAagagtttgggggtggggaggagttggataggcagagaaggaaaatggCAGTACTGTTTACTTCCAAGCTCCTTTTCTTGACTTATAGGCTGAATCTAGTATCTTAACCTGTTGAGAAAGAGGAAGATCAATTTCTGGAATGTTTTCTGAGAACAACAATTGATTTCAGTTGTTGTGTTTTTCTCTGTggtacacatgtgtgtatgtgcacctttgtacacatgcatgcacgtgcatgtgccacacacagacacacccatggGCCAGCTCTGAAAAGACACTCTTCCCAAGCACGTTTGCAAAGTTCATGCTGAGTAAAATCAGCCTCCACTCACAGCAGCACAGCTACAGATTGCTTCTCATAGAGGCCAAGTTTCCTGGCAGCAATACTTTAGTTCCTGGAAAAGGAAGTTCTGCTTCAAATGTTAGCTGCTTACTTTGTTGGGCTTGGGCTTCTGAGCCTCATCTTTGGTGTGACACTCTTTGAAGGCCAAGAAAGGGCTGTCATTTCAGGGGATGGTGGGTAATAGGACTCACTCCTTTTGTGTCTCTGAGAACAGAGGCAAATGCCTCTACCTCGATTTTCCCATGACAGAGATAATTTGGTCTTTCCAAATCTGTTCACATTGATGCAGTTCAGTCATGCAAATCACCAGGTGTTCAAGCTCTCTGGGCTAAAAACAAACTGTAACTAATATTAACAGAATCAGGCAAAGGAGTCCCCTTTCCCTGGTACCCTACAGAAAAGTGAGTGTGGCTTGGAGAAATGCTTGAATACAAAAATCCAAGCCTAAGaaattaatacaatttatttttattgtacaagCTGTCACAACCTGCTTATTCAAAAATAGCAGCTTCCCAGTACATTTGCtgcgtatttgtgtgtgtgcatgtgtatacggTGTTTATAGATGTATAAAATcagtgggtatatatatatacacatatatttatagatatacatacatatgaattAAGACTTTTTTCTGAAGAGCTTAACATtctcatttcttctacattttaggGACCTGGCCTAGAGGCCAGAGGAAGCCATTCTTTTCCTCATCTAGTCAGTCATCTACTTGGCATTTGCTAAGGTTCACTCCATAAGACATCTTAGAGCATGGGACTAGTACTTGGAACACAGCTGCTTTCAGAGCCTGTGACTTCTTGTGTGCCTTTCCTGTTTCTCAGCAACACTGGTGTAGGGCCTGGGATACCAGGTCTGGGGATCTCAGGGACTCTTAGCACTTTAAGACACATGTGTTCCCAGTCCCTGGTGTGTTCTTCTAgtgtcagaaagatgtttcatgctTTGCTGACTTTGTATAAAGTCTGTTTGTAGCTGTTTTGACAGAATCTCAGTGTATAACTGAGGGTGGGGACATTAGCCAAGCTGCATTATAGGAGGACAAAACCACCATGCAAAGTGTCCAAAACTGTTAGGCCTGCATTTTTATTATCGCGAGTAATCTCAATGCTCCTATTTCCATTTCTTGTCCTGTGCTAGCTCCATCCTGTTTAGACTGCTCCTCCCATATGTAAACTAAGAATAATCAAGCATTCCTTGCAACAAATACACACGATGCTCAAAAATATCCAGGAGCATGCAATTTCCAAAGTTTCCTCCACCTGGAAtgctcttcatgctaaaatccTGTCTGACAATACCAGCATCTCTGGCCTGCACTCATCCTTTCCTGGAACCCCAAGTGCATTTACCCTCTGTTATCACTTACTTGGCTGCCTGAATTGTTAGTTGAAAATATTAGGTCTACTTAGCTAATTCTTCCTCAGGAAATTAAAGACTCCCATATGGCAGAGTCTGTGTCTTTTCTCTCCTCATATCCCATATAACACCCAGCATAATGCTGGGCATATAGTGAGTGTTCCATAAATAGTTGATGAATGACTaaaataagcaagcaaacaaacagaccAGAACAATAAGAAAGAAGGGACTGATTTCATAATCTCTCTGGCTTGCTATTTGAATtgctgaattattattatttattaaatattttttaaattctggcaAAAAAAGGtaaggatttcttttctttctttctttcttttttctctttttttttttcttgagacagagtcttgctcttgttgcccaggctggagtgcaacggcgcaatcttggctcacggcaacctccgcctcctgggtttaacagattctcctgtctcagcctcctgagtggctgggattacaggcatgtgcccatgcccggctaatttttgtatttttaatagagacgaggttttgccatgttggccaggctggtctcgaactcctgacctcatgtgatccacctgcctcagcctcccaaagtgctgggattacaggcatgagccaccgtgcccggccaaagatTTATTTTCAAGAATGAAACAAAGTAAAGATTCTGGGTCAATCTCACATGCTGAAAGACAAAACCTCTAGCCGCTCCTGCTTTTTGACTCCGGGGTGCCCACTATCTCCGAGCCTGtgagcacagggcctggctgGCCTGGCAGAGAGGTTTGAGTGGCATGAGCTACCTACTGGATGTGCCTGACTGTTTTCCCTTCTTCTTCCCCAGGCTTGTTAGAGTGCTGTGCAAGATGTCTGGTAGGGGCCCCCTTTGCTTCCCTGGTGGCCACTGGATTGTGTTTCTTTGGGGTGGCACTGTTCTGTGGCTGTGGACATGAAGCCCTCACTGGCACAGAAAAGCTAATTGAGACCTATTTCTCCAAAAACTACCAGGACTATGAGTATCTCATCAATGTGTAAGTACCTGCTATCCCACACAGAcccatcttttttttccctctctccatccTGGAGATAGAGAACTCTTCAGTACCTTAGTAACTAGCAGGGGACTGGGGTGGAGCCAGACTGGTTTCCCGAGTCTTCCCTCTGTGCAGATCTCTCCTGCTCCACATTCGAAGCCCATTCAGAAAGCAgaggtctgcctgcctgcctgtcagcccctcccacccccgccccctTGTTTTCTTACACATGTTCTGACCTCTGCTAGGTGTGGTTCATATTGCCCAAGTTGGAGCCTCCAGCGTAGTAGGTATGGAGAAGCCAAGGGAGGCACTAAGCCTCTCCTGTTCCTAGAACAAGTTAGGCTCCTGTTCCTTCACCCACCTTTCTTCTTGTCTAGCTCCCCACTCCTGTGAGTTAGCATGTCTGAAGGGTCGGGCAGGGAGAGTAGGTCCCTGGTTCTCCAGGTCCCAGGGTAAGCAAGGTGTGGAGGGAGGGGCATATGTTTCTGGTCACATACGCCCTGTCTTCACTTATTTCAACAAAGATAAGGTGAAAGCATGCAGGAGGAACCTGGTGATTCCTCTAGAGAATCCCTAGCCTTGTTAAAGTGCTCGCTCTGGTGTATACCTCACTTATGTCGGGAAAGAAGCCAGGTCTTCAATTAATGAGATTCCCTGGTCTCGTTTGTTTACCTGTTAATGCAGGATCCATGCCTTCCAGTATGTCATCTATGGAActgcctctttcttcttcctttatggGGCCCTCCTGCTGGCTGAGGGCTTCTACACCACCGGTGCAGTCAGGCAGATCTTTGGCGACTACAAGACCACCATCTGCGGCAAGGGCCTGAGCGCAACGGTAACAGGGGGCCAGAAGGGGAGGGGTTCCAGAGGCCAACATCAAGCTCATTCTTTGGAGCGGGTGTGTCATTGTTTGGGAAAATGGCTAGGACATCCCGACAAGGTGATCATCCTCAGGATTTTGTGGCAATAACAAGGGGTGGGGGAAAATTGGGCGTGAGTCTGTGGCCTCGTCCCCACCCAAGGCTGGGTCCTCTCTAGGGGCCTGGCATTTGAGTGAGGAAGTGATGGCTGCAGCCGAACGAGAAGGTCAGGAAGAACGTGGTGCCCAGCCGGCTTAGCCTCACCTTTCAAAAGTTCCCTAAGCAAATTTCTTCTCAAAACAGAAAGCATGAGTTTTGTGGGATGCTTTGTACAATCAGACCATTTCTAAGCCATCTGTTGGGATCCCTTTGCTCCCTTCCTAGCAGGGACCACAAGAGTGGATCTAACTGGACAAGAGTCTAAAAATGCCGCTCATGTGATTGAGACTTGGGCACCTGATCTGAGAGGGAGGATcgacaataaaaattaaataattgacTCCAAGGTGAAATTTACAATATTCTGGGATCCTGCACTGTTGGAGGTCCCAGAGGGAACTGGAGTAGATCTGCATGTTGAATGTTTTATTGTCTGAGGGTTATCCATGCTTTGAGTGAGGTGCACATTTGCTTTCAGTCTCTGGAGTTAAAGATCCTTTGGCGGCTGAACATGTGTGGGTTCCAGCAATGTCTTTTTGTGTGTGGCCAGCAGTTAGCTTAGAAAGGTTTTGTATCTGAAATTTTAATCTCCTATTGGCTTTGTTCAATGACTAGGGAACAAAAATGTTCCTGTGGCAAGGAATATTTTCTAAGCTCAGCCTAAGGCACAAAATGGCACGACTTTCTTTCAAgatctgttttgatttctttacaCCTTATCTGCCCAAAAACATCCTCTGAAGCCTTTCTAACCCAGGGATCCTCCTCACTCCTCCCCTACCCATTCCCCCCACCCTCCGTCATACTGGGGCCAGTTCTCTAGTAGATACTGCCAATTACCCTTGGCAGAGGTGCCCTGCTCACTAATTTCATTTGAGGGAGAGCCCTGCAACCTGGTTTTAATGTCTGGCACATGCCACTCCAGGATCTCCCAGTTTGTGTTTCTACATCTGCAGGCTGATGCTGATTTCTAACCACCCCATGTCAATCATTTTAGTTTGTGGGCATCACCTATGCCCTGACCGTTGTGTGGCTCCTGGTGTTTGCCTGCTCTGCTGTGCCTGTGTACATTTACTTCAACACCTGGACCACCTGCCAGTCTATTGCCTTCCCCAGCAAGACCTCTGCCAGTATAGGCAGTCTCTGTGCTGATGCCAGAATGTATGGTGAGTTAGGGCACGGGTGCTTTGGCTCTCCTACCCACTATGAAAGCACTATATATTTGGTTATTTTCTTAGTGTAAGGAGGGTGGTGATTACGAGAAAAATATAAGATGATGAATGATTGGGTCTTAGTTTATTAATCCTTCCCTACTGAAACCAGAGAGGTTTCTTCCCCGGGAAGGGAACTTGGAAGTGGTGGGAGTTTTCTTGGCCATTCACATTGGCCTACTCTAGTTGACTGCTGTTCACAACCCCAAAGCAGCACATTTCAATAACAAACACAAGGTTTCACCACTGTTCAATACCACCTTCTCTTTTTTGTAAACCTGTAGAAAAAAGGATCCTGATTGTTGGTAGAATCCAACTTTACAGCCAGGATAATTAGAGATGGAAGAAGGGCTCTGGGGGAAAGTCTCCATGTGGCCCCGTAACTCCATAAAGCTTACCCTGCTTGATTTTTGTGTCTTACTTAGGTGTTCTCCCATGGAATGCTTTCCCTGGCAAGGTTTGCGGCTCCAACCTTCTGTCCATCTGCAAAAC
This region includes:
- the PLP1 gene encoding myelin proteolipid protein isoform X1 translates to MGLLECCARCLVGAPFASLVATGLCFFGVALFCGCGHEALTGTEKLIETYFSKNYQDYEYLINVIHAFQYVIYGTASFFFLYGALLLAEGFYTTGAVRQIFGDYKTTICGKGLSATVTGGQKGRGSRGQHQAHSLERVCHCLGKWLGHPDKFVGITYALTVVWLLVFACSAVPVYIYFNTWTTCQSIAFPSKTSASIGSLCADARMYGVLPWNAFPGKVCGSNLLSICKTAEFQMTFHLFIAAFVGAAATLVSLLTFMIAATYNFAVLKLMGRGTKF
- the PLP1 gene encoding myelin proteolipid protein isoform X2 — its product is MGLLECCARCLVGAPFASLVATGLCFFGVALFCGCGHEALTGTEKLIETYFSKNYQDYEYLINVIHAFQYVIYGTASFFFLYGALLLAEGFYTTGAVRQIFGDYKTTICGKGLSATFVGITYALTVVWLLVFACSAVPVYIYFNTWTTCQSIAFPSKTSASIGSLCADARMYGVLPWNAFPGKVCGSNLLSICKTAEFQMTFHLFIAAFVGAAATLVSLLTFMIAATYNFAVLKLMGRGTKF